From Glycine max cultivar Williams 82 chromosome 11, Glycine_max_v4.0, whole genome shotgun sequence, the proteins below share one genomic window:
- the LOC102667086 gene encoding protein MAIN-LIKE 2-like has product MGYETRKPRFEARLLAMRAEFPQAADWLNQIPKSKWTQAYDEGKWPLFSPAFSLHFGSRLRHWLSVSVSSAIQNTRSTSCVRQGRGRDISQDVPEADVPRRRRPTASARRQRVTQRVEDVPQLPEDVPHVSNGSPEMTGAADGVETDRVASDGSLGALADDEGFPGGPRDPSVLIEFVDHVAHNIWSGQERPDLKLVSHGRKVDKFGRPDAEIEGVIVATGLDPLIRCSVITIDPGLIFAFVERWHRETSSFHLPVEEVTITLDDVSSLLHILITGALHSFKQLVTSNAVALLTKLLKVTPDEATAETRQAFRDLGQAGAFSWGATALVHLYDQLNEASQAPTRQMVGYISLLQCWNYEHFPSVHRCVVDDGYAEASPRAYRWHTGKA; this is encoded by the exons ATGG GGTATGAGACGAGGAAACCACGATTTGAGGCTAGGTTGCTCGCTATGCGAGCAGAGTTTCCACAAGCAGCAGATTGGTTGAATCAAATTCCTAAGAGTAAATGGACTCAAGCCTACGATGAAGGAAAATG GCCTTTGTTCTCGCCGGCTTTCAGTCTCCATTTTGGTTCCCGTCTTCGCCATTGGCTTTCTGTGAGCGTTTCTTCCGCCATCCAA AACACGAGGTCTACGTCGTGTGTTAGGCAGGGTAGAGGCAGAGACATTAGTCAGGATGTGCCTGAGGCTGATGTTCCTCGGCGTCGTAGGCCCACTGCCTCAGCACGTAGGCAACGGGTTACCCAGAGAGTCGAGGATGTTCCTCAGTTGCCTGAGGATGTGCCTCATGTGTCTAATGGTAGCCCAGAAATGACAGGCGCCGCCGATGGTGTTGAGACAGATCGAGTGGCTAGTGATGGGAGCTTGGGGGCACTTGCTGATGATGAGGGGTTCCCCGGTGGGCCACGTGATCCATCTGTTTTGATAGAATTTGTTGATCATGTGGCACACAACATATGGAGTGGACAG GAGCGACCCGATCTCAAGTTGGTCTCCCATGGTAGGAAAGTAGATAAATTTGGGAGACCGGATGCTGAGATCGAAGGTGTGATAGTGGCCACCGGATTGGATCCACTGATCAGGTGTTCTGTAATCACCATTGATCCTGGACTTATATTCGCCTTTGTTGAGAGGTGGCATAGGGAGACAAGCAGCTTCCACCTCCCAGTAGAGGAGGTGACGATCACTCTAGACGACGTTTCGTCACTCCTGCACATTTTGATTACTGGCGCGCTGCATTCATTCAAGCAGCTGGTTACATCTAACGCAGTGGCCCTGTTGACGAAGCTACTTAAGGTCACCCCAGACGAGGCTACAGCTGAGACACGTCAG GCATTCAGGGACCTGGGTCAGGCAGGGGCATTCTCTTGGGGAGCGACTGCTTTGGTCCACTTGTACGATCAGCTTAACGAGGCGTCGCAGGCCCCTACACGGCAGATGGTCGGTTACATTTCACTACTTCAG TGCTGGAATTACGAACACTTTCCATCGGTCCATCGGTGTGTCGTTGATGATGGTTATGCTGAGGCTAGCCCACGTGCCTATAGGTGGCATACGGGTAAGGCCTAG
- the LOC102667223 gene encoding uncharacterized protein, translating to MTFGSWEQSYSYLPVWLTAAQHFVPGIIVKYKTSSSMEEGDDDPPRVILNRVFWAFNPCIESFKYCKSFVQVDETFLTGKYRATLLTVIEQGGSRNNFPLAFAIVESETKEA from the coding sequence ATGACATTTGGAAGTTGGGAACAATCATATAGTTACTTGCCTGTATGGTTGACAGCTGCTCAACACTTTGTACCAGGTATCATAGTAAAATACAAAACTTCATCTTCAATGGAGGAAGGTGACGATGACCCTCCTAGGGTGATTCTTAATCGTGTATTTTGGGCATTTAATCCATGCATTGAAAGCTTCAAATATTGCAAGTCATTTGTGCAAGTAGATGAGACATTTTTAACTGGCAAATATCGTGCTACTTTGTTGACTGTCATCGAACAAGGTGGTAGTAGGAACAATTTTCCACTTGCTTTTGCAATTGTTGAGAGCGAGACTAAAGAAGCTTGA